A genome region from Festucalex cinctus isolate MCC-2025b chromosome 17, RoL_Fcin_1.0, whole genome shotgun sequence includes the following:
- the LOC144004666 gene encoding transient receptor potential cation channel subfamily M member 4-like isoform X1, with protein MRDAGDAADGGHKNIKSEKDQSWIPKIFKKRICTTFVEDSFSNGALCQCGGTRDIHASVALGDYFSTAIVNHWDSAQHSSEYPTDAFGELQFAGASKRHSYFLRLSWDTPPSMVYTLMTAHWGLPAPNLVVSVVGGEGRTKVKTWVREVLRQGLVKASQSTGAWILTAGLREGVGRCVGEAVRDHATAASSVSLNKVVALGVTPWGLVHNRQQLVNEQGSFPAKYYVHNTTRDSCCLDNNYQAFLLVDDGSMGRRGGETGFRAKLEDYISHQRTGIWGSGSIDIPVLCMLVSGDATLLERVDLSLKSSMPWLVLAGSGGTADFLSDIVKNLSSAPVVPSSGECDGEAGPSVDLKDRVAERVRKYFPSEVETDKLVERALSIYQNKDLITIYHGEQEGPNDFDTVLLKALVGASKQRVSVDHSPYNEELNLAVTWNRVDIAKSELFNGDIQWRYEDLEDSMTDALVNDKPQFVRLFTENGLNILDYLTYGRLESLYRSVADGTLLYQLLQRRLLERLGTPSHLQEVPSKGAAENIHSGPVKELSLFEVSRVLELLMGDVCQPFYYAPLDLEQITSKRRAMRRASKLLRGDCLYREKRCLFPWASLFIWAVLQNRSEMATFFWEMAGESVLSALSGCKILRELSKLEVETETKLSMKELAQKFENLAHDVFSSCYRSNESRSFTLLIRKSPVWGGTTCLQMGMAADARLFFSHDGVQSLLSQIWWGDMKRNTEVWKLLLAFFCPVLCYTNLISFRAPEEHQQEKDVKPSEDVVGRDNDSLYGTTIFSFSDIKHIEADSQGMYTPRTATIKGRPLSSKPPERPFIVSRWRQFWFAPVTAFLGNVLMYFLFLLLFAYVLLVDFKPPPPAGPAITELVLYFWVFTIVCEEIRETFFLGTMTLRQRVRVYIQDVWNKCDLTAIILFIIGLICRMFSWSYELGRDVMCVDYMVFTLRLIHIFAIHKQLGPKIIIVGKMMKDVFFFLFFLGIWLMAYGVANQALLYSYDPQLDRIFRRVFYRPYLHIFGQIPVEEMDVGKDWDMPCTNNVTLIDGGAEPCRITYSNWLVVILLVIYLLVTNILLINLLIAMFSYTFSEVQANSDIYWKFQRYNLIVQYHSRPSLAPPFIILSHINLFIKRNIRKVASVKIHHFVLQLKGKAANRLMTWETIQKEDFLTTQNKIQKSSDSERLKRMSAKVDGVMKHLTESRDFDHRLRTLESEVEYCSSALSWIVDTLAQGSSFKPPRPPPNLRDSFTPSC; from the exons ATGAGAGACGCTGGAGACGCGGCAGACGGCGgacataaaaatatcaaatctGAGAAGGACCAG AGCTGGATCCCCAAAATCTTCAAGAAAAGAATTTGCACCACCTTTGTGGAAGATTCTTTCAG TAATGGCGCATTATGCCAGTGTGGTGGGACAAGAGATATCCATGCCTCTGTGGCTCTCGGCGACTATTTCAGCACGGCCATTGTCAATCACTGGGACAGCGCCCAGCACTCCTCTGAGTATCCGACAGATGCCTTCGGAGAGCTGCAGTTTGCAGGCGCCAGCAAGAGGCACAGCTAC TTCTTGCGGCTGTCATGGGACACACCGCCGTCGATGGTCTACACCCTGATGACTGCCCACTGGGGTCTGCCTGCTCCTAACCTGGTGGTGTCCGTAGTGGGCGGCGAAGGCAGGACCAAAGTGAAGAcgtgggtgcgagaggtcctcAGGCAGGGTCTGGTAAAAGCCTCGCAAAGCACAG GAGCTTGGATCTTGACAGCGGGCTTGCGGGAAGGAGTCGGCAGGTGCGTCGGAGAGGCGGTGAGGGATCACGCCACTGCAGCTTCTTCGGTCTCCCTCAACAAGGTGGTGGCTCTAGGCGTCACGCCCTGGGGCCTCGTCCACAACCGGCAGCAGCTGGTCAATGAACAG GGCAGTTTTCCTGCCAAGTATTATGTCCACAACACAACCCGGGACTCGTGCTGCCTGGATAACAACTACCAGGCTTTCCTGCTGGTGGATGATGGCAGCATGGGACGCAGAGGTGGCGAGACGGGCTTCAGGGCCAAACTGGAGGACTACATCTCCCACCAGCGCACAGGCATTTGGG GCAGTGGCAGTATCGACATCCCAGTTCTTTGCATGCTGGTCTCAGGGGACGCCACTCTACTGGAG AGAGTTGATCTTTCTCTGAAGAGCTCCATGCCCTGGTTGGTGCTTGCGGGCTCAGGGGGCACGGCCGACTTCCTGAGTGACATCGTGAAGAACTTGTCGTCAGCGCCGGTCGTCCCGTCTTCCGGCGAGTGCGACGGTGAGGCAGGTCCCAGTGTGGACCTGAAAGACAGAGTGGCGGAACGGGTTCGCAAATACTTTCCCTCTGAAGTGGAGACGGACAAACTTGTTGAGCGT GCTCTGAGcatctaccaaaacaaagacttGATCACCATCTACCACGGAGAACAGGAGGGCCCCAACGACTTTGACACAGTGCTGCTCAAAGCTCTGGTGGGAG CGTCTAAACAGCGCGTGTCAGTTGACCACAGCCCGTACAACGAAGAGCTGAACCTCGCAGTCACGTGGAACAGGGTGGACATCGCCAAGAGCGAACTCTTCAACGGAGACATCCAGTGGCGG TATGAAGACCTGGAGGACTCCATGACGGACGCCTTGGTCAATGACAAGCCTCAATTTGTGCGCCTCTTCACCGAGAATGGTCTAAACATCCTGGACTACCTGACCTATGGTCGGCTGGAAAGCCTCTACAGATCAGTGGCTGACGGGACACTTCTTTACCAGCTACTCCAGCGCCGCCTGCTGGAGAGACTCGGTACACCGTCACACCTGCAGGAGGTCCCCAGCAAAGGTGCAGCTGAGAACATTCACAGTGGACCAGTGAAGGAGCTCAGTCTTTTTgag GTGTCAAGAGTACTAGAACTGTTAATGGGTGACGTCTGCCAGCCATTCTATTATGCACCCTTGGATTTGGAGCAGATTACATCCAAGAGGAGGGCAATGAGG CGCGCCAGCAAGTTGCTGCGTGGAGACTGTTTGTATCGGGAGAAGCGCTGCCTCTTCCCCTGGGCTTCGCTCTTCATCTGGGCCGTCCTCCAGAACCGCAGCGAGATGGCCACTTTCTTCTGGGAGATG GCAGGAGAATCTGTGCTGAGCGCTCTGAGTGGCTGCAAGATATTAAGGGAACTTTCCAAACTGGAAGTTGAGACCGAAACCAAACTCTCGATGAAAGAGTTGGCTCAGAAATTTGAGAACCTTGCACACG ACGTCTTCAGTTCGTGTTACCGTAGCAATGAAAGTCGCTCCTTCACCTTGCTGATTCGCAAATCTCCGGTCTGGGGCGGGACCACGTGCCTCCAAATGGGAATGGCTGCAGACGCGCGCCTTTTCTTCAGCCACGATGGAGTTCAG TCTCTGTTGTCACAAATCTGGTGGGGTGACATGAAGAGGAACACAGAGGTGTGGAAACTGCTACTCGCCTTCTTCTGCCCTGTCCTCTGCTACACTAACTTGATCTCCTTCAG GGCACCAGAGGAGCACCAGCAGGAGAAAGATGTGAAGCCCAGTGAGGACGTCGTGGGCCGGGACAACGACAGCCTCTACGGCACCACCATCTTCTCCTTCTCCGACATTAAGCACAT TGAAGCAGACTCACAGGGAATGTACACTCCCAGGACTGCTACCATCAAAG GCAGACCTCTGTCTTCAAAACCTCCCGAGCGGCCGTTCATCGTGTCGAGATGGCGCCAGTTCTGGTTCGCGCCAGTCACGGCCTTTTTGGGCAACGTCCTCATGTACTTCCTATTTCTGCTGCTTTTCGCTTACGTGCTGCTGGTGGATTTCAAGCCGCCGCCGCCAGCAGGTCCTGCCATAACCGAGCTGGTGCTTTATTTCTGGGTGTTCACCATTGTGTGCGAGGAGATACGAGAG ACCTTCTTTTTAGGGACGATGACTCTGCGCCAGAGAGTCAGAGTGTACATTCAGGATGTGTGGAACAAGTGTGATCTTACCGCCATCATACTGTTCATAATTGGCCTAATTTGCAG GATGTTCAGCTGGTCCTACGAATTGGGCCGAGATGTTATGTGTGTGGATTACATGGTCTTCACACTTCGCCTCATTCACATCTTCGCCATTCACAAACAGCTGGGACCCAAAATCATCATAGTGGGAAAGATG ATGAAGGACgtgttcttcttcctcttcttcctgggCATCTGGCTAATGGCTTACGGTGTGGCCAACCAGGCTTTGCTGTATTCGTATGATCCCCAACTTGATCGCATCTTCCGCCGGGTTTTCTATAGGCCCTACTTGCacatttttgggcaaattcctGTCGAAGAAATGGACG TGGGGAAGGACTGGGACATGCCGTGCACCAACAACGTGACGCTGATTGACGGCGGTGCGGAGCCGTGTCGAATTACGTACAGCAACTGGCTGGTGGTAATCCTGCTGGTTATTTATCTGCTGGTCACCAACATCCTGCTCATCAATCTTCTCATTGCCATGTTCAG TTACACCTTCTCTGAGGTGCAGGCCAACAGTGACATTTACTGGAAGTTCCAGCGGTACAACCTCATCGTCCAGTACCACTCGCGGCCCTCGTTGGCGCCGCCCTTCATCATCCTCTCTCACATCAACCTCTTCATCAAGAGGAACATCCGCAAGGTTGCCTCCGTCAAGATCCACCACTTTG TGTTGCAGCTCAAAGGCAAGGCAGCGAACAGACTTATGACGTGGGAAACCATCCAGAAGGAGGACTTCCTGACCACTCAAAACAAGATCCAGAAGAGTAGTGACTCGGAGAGGCTCAAGCGCATGTCTGCCAA ggTGGACGGTGTGATGAAACATCTGACCGAAAGCAGAGACTTCGACCACAGGCTCAGGACTTTGGAGAGTGAG GTGGAATATTGCTCCAGCGCACTAAGCTGGATTGTCGATACTTTGGCGCAAGGCAGCTCGTTTAAACCTCCTCGGCCTCCCCCAAACCTGAGAG ATTCGTTTACACCATCTTGTTGA
- the LOC144004672 gene encoding uncharacterized protein LOC144004672, with protein sequence MVHSKSNSGFLNFLAEHNGMEIAVLLLLTVPLTAASPLRPALSLDKDASIAADTVEASGLERSDEAQEQHVPLLKIVPFRSRVQHLDMDKIKHSLAGRLLRQRRAPQPGCKFGTCHVQNLGNTLYHISKTSGKEKSKNTHDPQGYGR encoded by the exons ATGGTTCACTCCAAAAGCAACAGCGGATTTCTCAATTTTCTTGCTG AGCACAACGGTATGGAGATAGCTGTTCTGCTGCTACTGACTGTACCTTTGACCGCTGCCTCGCCACTTAGACCCGCTCTCAG CTTAGACAAAGACGCATCCATCGCAGCGGACACGGTCGAGGCGTCAGGGTTGGAAAGGTCAGACGAGGCACAGGAGCAGCACGTTCCACTCCTGAAGATTGTCCCTTTTCGCTCAAGAGTCCAACATCTAGACATGGATAAAATCAAACACAG CTTGGCTGGAAGACTACTTCGTCAGAGGCGCGCACCCCAGCCTGGATGCAAGTTCGGCACCTGCCACGTCCAAAACTTGGGCAACACTTTATATCACATCAGCAAAACGAgcggaaaagaaaaatccaagAATACGCATGACCCCCAGGGTTATGGCAGATAA
- the LOC144004666 gene encoding transient receptor potential cation channel subfamily M member 5-like isoform X2: MVYTLMTAHWGLPAPNLVVSVVGGEGRTKVKTWVREVLRQGLVKASQSTGAWILTAGLREGVGRCVGEAVRDHATAASSVSLNKVVALGVTPWGLVHNRQQLVNEQGSFPAKYYVHNTTRDSCCLDNNYQAFLLVDDGSMGRRGGETGFRAKLEDYISHQRTGIWGSGSIDIPVLCMLVSGDATLLERVDLSLKSSMPWLVLAGSGGTADFLSDIVKNLSSAPVVPSSGECDGEAGPSVDLKDRVAERVRKYFPSEVETDKLVERALSIYQNKDLITIYHGEQEGPNDFDTVLLKALVGASKQRVSVDHSPYNEELNLAVTWNRVDIAKSELFNGDIQWRYEDLEDSMTDALVNDKPQFVRLFTENGLNILDYLTYGRLESLYRSVADGTLLYQLLQRRLLERLGTPSHLQEVPSKGAAENIHSGPVKELSLFEVSRVLELLMGDVCQPFYYAPLDLEQITSKRRAMRRASKLLRGDCLYREKRCLFPWASLFIWAVLQNRSEMATFFWEMAGESVLSALSGCKILRELSKLEVETETKLSMKELAQKFENLAHDVFSSCYRSNESRSFTLLIRKSPVWGGTTCLQMGMAADARLFFSHDGVQSLLSQIWWGDMKRNTEVWKLLLAFFCPVLCYTNLISFRAPEEHQQEKDVKPSEDVVGRDNDSLYGTTIFSFSDIKHIEADSQGMYTPRTATIKGRPLSSKPPERPFIVSRWRQFWFAPVTAFLGNVLMYFLFLLLFAYVLLVDFKPPPPAGPAITELVLYFWVFTIVCEEIRETFFLGTMTLRQRVRVYIQDVWNKCDLTAIILFIIGLICRMFSWSYELGRDVMCVDYMVFTLRLIHIFAIHKQLGPKIIIVGKMMKDVFFFLFFLGIWLMAYGVANQALLYSYDPQLDRIFRRVFYRPYLHIFGQIPVEEMDVGKDWDMPCTNNVTLIDGGAEPCRITYSNWLVVILLVIYLLVTNILLINLLIAMFSYTFSEVQANSDIYWKFQRYNLIVQYHSRPSLAPPFIILSHINLFIKRNIRKVASVKIHHFVLQLKGKAANRLMTWETIQKEDFLTTQNKIQKSSDSERLKRMSAKVDGVMKHLTESRDFDHRLRTLESEVEYCSSALSWIVDTLAQGSSFKPPRPPPNLRDSFTPSC, from the exons ATGGTCTACACCCTGATGACTGCCCACTGGGGTCTGCCTGCTCCTAACCTGGTGGTGTCCGTAGTGGGCGGCGAAGGCAGGACCAAAGTGAAGAcgtgggtgcgagaggtcctcAGGCAGGGTCTGGTAAAAGCCTCGCAAAGCACAG GAGCTTGGATCTTGACAGCGGGCTTGCGGGAAGGAGTCGGCAGGTGCGTCGGAGAGGCGGTGAGGGATCACGCCACTGCAGCTTCTTCGGTCTCCCTCAACAAGGTGGTGGCTCTAGGCGTCACGCCCTGGGGCCTCGTCCACAACCGGCAGCAGCTGGTCAATGAACAG GGCAGTTTTCCTGCCAAGTATTATGTCCACAACACAACCCGGGACTCGTGCTGCCTGGATAACAACTACCAGGCTTTCCTGCTGGTGGATGATGGCAGCATGGGACGCAGAGGTGGCGAGACGGGCTTCAGGGCCAAACTGGAGGACTACATCTCCCACCAGCGCACAGGCATTTGGG GCAGTGGCAGTATCGACATCCCAGTTCTTTGCATGCTGGTCTCAGGGGACGCCACTCTACTGGAG AGAGTTGATCTTTCTCTGAAGAGCTCCATGCCCTGGTTGGTGCTTGCGGGCTCAGGGGGCACGGCCGACTTCCTGAGTGACATCGTGAAGAACTTGTCGTCAGCGCCGGTCGTCCCGTCTTCCGGCGAGTGCGACGGTGAGGCAGGTCCCAGTGTGGACCTGAAAGACAGAGTGGCGGAACGGGTTCGCAAATACTTTCCCTCTGAAGTGGAGACGGACAAACTTGTTGAGCGT GCTCTGAGcatctaccaaaacaaagacttGATCACCATCTACCACGGAGAACAGGAGGGCCCCAACGACTTTGACACAGTGCTGCTCAAAGCTCTGGTGGGAG CGTCTAAACAGCGCGTGTCAGTTGACCACAGCCCGTACAACGAAGAGCTGAACCTCGCAGTCACGTGGAACAGGGTGGACATCGCCAAGAGCGAACTCTTCAACGGAGACATCCAGTGGCGG TATGAAGACCTGGAGGACTCCATGACGGACGCCTTGGTCAATGACAAGCCTCAATTTGTGCGCCTCTTCACCGAGAATGGTCTAAACATCCTGGACTACCTGACCTATGGTCGGCTGGAAAGCCTCTACAGATCAGTGGCTGACGGGACACTTCTTTACCAGCTACTCCAGCGCCGCCTGCTGGAGAGACTCGGTACACCGTCACACCTGCAGGAGGTCCCCAGCAAAGGTGCAGCTGAGAACATTCACAGTGGACCAGTGAAGGAGCTCAGTCTTTTTgag GTGTCAAGAGTACTAGAACTGTTAATGGGTGACGTCTGCCAGCCATTCTATTATGCACCCTTGGATTTGGAGCAGATTACATCCAAGAGGAGGGCAATGAGG CGCGCCAGCAAGTTGCTGCGTGGAGACTGTTTGTATCGGGAGAAGCGCTGCCTCTTCCCCTGGGCTTCGCTCTTCATCTGGGCCGTCCTCCAGAACCGCAGCGAGATGGCCACTTTCTTCTGGGAGATG GCAGGAGAATCTGTGCTGAGCGCTCTGAGTGGCTGCAAGATATTAAGGGAACTTTCCAAACTGGAAGTTGAGACCGAAACCAAACTCTCGATGAAAGAGTTGGCTCAGAAATTTGAGAACCTTGCACACG ACGTCTTCAGTTCGTGTTACCGTAGCAATGAAAGTCGCTCCTTCACCTTGCTGATTCGCAAATCTCCGGTCTGGGGCGGGACCACGTGCCTCCAAATGGGAATGGCTGCAGACGCGCGCCTTTTCTTCAGCCACGATGGAGTTCAG TCTCTGTTGTCACAAATCTGGTGGGGTGACATGAAGAGGAACACAGAGGTGTGGAAACTGCTACTCGCCTTCTTCTGCCCTGTCCTCTGCTACACTAACTTGATCTCCTTCAG GGCACCAGAGGAGCACCAGCAGGAGAAAGATGTGAAGCCCAGTGAGGACGTCGTGGGCCGGGACAACGACAGCCTCTACGGCACCACCATCTTCTCCTTCTCCGACATTAAGCACAT TGAAGCAGACTCACAGGGAATGTACACTCCCAGGACTGCTACCATCAAAG GCAGACCTCTGTCTTCAAAACCTCCCGAGCGGCCGTTCATCGTGTCGAGATGGCGCCAGTTCTGGTTCGCGCCAGTCACGGCCTTTTTGGGCAACGTCCTCATGTACTTCCTATTTCTGCTGCTTTTCGCTTACGTGCTGCTGGTGGATTTCAAGCCGCCGCCGCCAGCAGGTCCTGCCATAACCGAGCTGGTGCTTTATTTCTGGGTGTTCACCATTGTGTGCGAGGAGATACGAGAG ACCTTCTTTTTAGGGACGATGACTCTGCGCCAGAGAGTCAGAGTGTACATTCAGGATGTGTGGAACAAGTGTGATCTTACCGCCATCATACTGTTCATAATTGGCCTAATTTGCAG GATGTTCAGCTGGTCCTACGAATTGGGCCGAGATGTTATGTGTGTGGATTACATGGTCTTCACACTTCGCCTCATTCACATCTTCGCCATTCACAAACAGCTGGGACCCAAAATCATCATAGTGGGAAAGATG ATGAAGGACgtgttcttcttcctcttcttcctgggCATCTGGCTAATGGCTTACGGTGTGGCCAACCAGGCTTTGCTGTATTCGTATGATCCCCAACTTGATCGCATCTTCCGCCGGGTTTTCTATAGGCCCTACTTGCacatttttgggcaaattcctGTCGAAGAAATGGACG TGGGGAAGGACTGGGACATGCCGTGCACCAACAACGTGACGCTGATTGACGGCGGTGCGGAGCCGTGTCGAATTACGTACAGCAACTGGCTGGTGGTAATCCTGCTGGTTATTTATCTGCTGGTCACCAACATCCTGCTCATCAATCTTCTCATTGCCATGTTCAG TTACACCTTCTCTGAGGTGCAGGCCAACAGTGACATTTACTGGAAGTTCCAGCGGTACAACCTCATCGTCCAGTACCACTCGCGGCCCTCGTTGGCGCCGCCCTTCATCATCCTCTCTCACATCAACCTCTTCATCAAGAGGAACATCCGCAAGGTTGCCTCCGTCAAGATCCACCACTTTG TGTTGCAGCTCAAAGGCAAGGCAGCGAACAGACTTATGACGTGGGAAACCATCCAGAAGGAGGACTTCCTGACCACTCAAAACAAGATCCAGAAGAGTAGTGACTCGGAGAGGCTCAAGCGCATGTCTGCCAA ggTGGACGGTGTGATGAAACATCTGACCGAAAGCAGAGACTTCGACCACAGGCTCAGGACTTTGGAGAGTGAG GTGGAATATTGCTCCAGCGCACTAAGCTGGATTGTCGATACTTTGGCGCAAGGCAGCTCGTTTAAACCTCCTCGGCCTCCCCCAAACCTGAGAG ATTCGTTTACACCATCTTGTTGA
- the LOC144004671 gene encoding uncharacterized protein LOC144004671, which translates to MTPVKGWVGRLLLLSLLLCPAQARARDLAETDAIGGLVEEQAADTWGDEEQEAVAEEETFDGAERNAKEEETLQEERGEDKVQNEEEEAEEQQLTDGKSEDEDSETEEENDEKKDEDGLTEEEDDEVEDEDGLTEEEEGGEAEEEDSETEEEDDTEAEEEDGEGEEEVDMKEVDETEDEDAADIVETEEEETENEEKAEMVEETPKEDPTDEDDEQEPKDAEEDVNDQDEDEDSAQQQSKKEASEDTPHFHSGSLCSVCSICGHCSSDCDKCPCEDVDEADHCKICQQCSSCYLCPILCDTICKPGGLVDELTASIFQTVASLL; encoded by the exons ATGACACCAGTAAAAGGTTGGGTGGGACGCTTGCTCCTCCTGTCGCTGCTGCTGTGTCCAGCCCAGGCCAGGGCTCGAGACCTCGCGGAGACAGATGCCATTGGCGGACTTGTGGAGGAGCAGGCTGCAGATACATGGGGTGATG aggagcaggaggcggtaGCAGAGGAAGAGACATTCGATGGGGCTGAAAGGAatgcaaaagaagaagaaactttACAAGAGGAGCGAGGAGAAGATAAGGTTCAGAACGAAGAAGAGGAAGCCGAGGAGCAGCAACTCACTGATGGTAAGTCTGAGGATGAAGATAGTGAGACCGAGGAGGAAAATGATGAGAAAAAGGATGAAGATGGCTTGACCGAGGAGGAAGATGACGAGGTAGAGGATGAAGATGGCTTGACCGAGGAGGAAGAGGGTGGCGAGGCCGAGGAAGAAGACAGCGAAACCGAAGAGGAAGACGACACTGAGGCCGAGGAAGAAGATGGCGAGGGAGAGGAGGAAGTTGACATGAAAGAGGTTGATGAGACTGAGGATGAAGACGCTGCTGACATTGTAGAAACAGAAGAGGAAGAAACTGAAAATGAGGAGAAGGCAGAAATGGTAGAAGAGACACCGAAGGAGGATCCCACCGATGAAGATGACGAGCAGGAGCCTAAAGATGCTGAGGAAGATGTGAATGATCAAG ATGAAGATGAGGACTCAGCACAACAGCAGAGCAAGAAAGAGGCTTCCGAAGACACACCCCACTTCCACTCTGGCTCTTTGTGCAGCGTTTGCTCCATCTGCGGC CACTGTTCAAGTGATTGTGACAAGTGTCCCTGTGAGGATGTAGACGAAGCGGACCACTGTAAGATCTGCCAA CAATGCTCCTCCTGTTACCTTTGCCCTATACTGTGTGACACCATTTGCAAACCAG GTGGTCTCGTGGATGAGCTTACCGCTTCCATATTTCA GACTGTGGCCTCTTTGCTGTAA